One region of Deinococcus koreensis genomic DNA includes:
- a CDS encoding helix-turn-helix domain-containing protein — MRLPSFLGWLGYATLGLAQATSTAEAGPAGWWLLSAGGGAALAAGLWWTITAGRRRSALGDYLRPDRPARGYLGVTRSGAALRPDESRRCQHVLVTGRPAEVARRYLQPNLLLDAHDGVSVVIFDVSGAASTDAADLRPLLVPFTARHDVQVFAPFEAFTLRFPLLDGLGSAEEAAGLATALLGAPESDPSPEHRAQSALLEGLLLDAAARQGSLQQLLNLVQAGPDALGAHLARAEKGTRQRTHLYFSLRHEQQVGVAQTLTRILALFASDDLDRATSAGGTRRPGDGLDVGRALSGPVAIYLRLPAETGQSESGRALVRALQHVVLHDLLRAGSRLGGAPPQHVSVYLPLAGDADGQLPELPALLAPLRLTRVACHLPTLPPSAVPFGLDAALFGHTLTLGREVPSPGELRLADGRVSAVWLPALSERRAGRARNPLFEGARQTLTPASPQGLELTRDLVLQRLLSWRAAQVVRPALHPGAPPAAEAAIPPVAPDPGELLGWVDEMLATRTPWQSQDQQLRPSGEVPAPSTPQLARWSQAGWLDVPAAGGSPLLTPAGLSLLGESRRAAIEARLLPEEAPVPVAPTPPDDPGFDNPVEARQLRLLALLAEHRDLTPAQIVSMTSLPETTVRRDLGVLEESGQVESARVAGKRRYRLRPNEASGAADSS, encoded by the coding sequence GTGAGGCTGCCTTCCTTTCTGGGGTGGCTGGGATATGCCACTCTCGGTCTGGCCCAGGCCACCAGCACTGCTGAAGCGGGGCCCGCTGGCTGGTGGCTGCTGTCGGCGGGCGGTGGAGCCGCGCTGGCTGCGGGGCTCTGGTGGACGATCACCGCTGGACGGCGCCGCTCGGCGCTGGGGGACTACCTTCGCCCGGATCGTCCTGCACGCGGCTATCTGGGCGTGACCCGCAGCGGCGCGGCCCTGCGCCCTGACGAGAGTCGCCGCTGTCAGCATGTACTGGTGACCGGTAGACCGGCCGAGGTGGCCCGCCGGTACCTCCAGCCCAATCTGCTGCTCGACGCCCACGATGGGGTGAGCGTGGTGATCTTTGATGTCAGCGGCGCAGCCAGCACGGACGCCGCCGATCTGCGCCCGCTGCTCGTCCCCTTCACTGCACGCCATGACGTGCAGGTGTTCGCGCCGTTCGAGGCCTTTACCCTGCGCTTCCCCCTGTTGGACGGTCTGGGGTCGGCAGAGGAAGCGGCGGGTCTGGCCACGGCCCTCCTGGGTGCCCCGGAATCTGACCCCTCCCCGGAACACCGGGCGCAATCCGCCCTTCTGGAAGGGCTGCTGCTGGACGCTGCCGCACGTCAGGGCAGTCTGCAGCAGCTGCTGAACCTCGTCCAGGCCGGGCCCGACGCCCTCGGCGCCCATCTGGCCAGGGCCGAAAAGGGAACGCGGCAGCGAACTCACCTCTATTTCAGCCTGCGTCACGAGCAGCAGGTCGGGGTGGCCCAGACGCTGACCCGGATCCTCGCCCTCTTCGCCAGTGACGACCTCGACCGGGCCACCAGCGCGGGGGGTACCCGCCGACCCGGTGACGGACTGGACGTGGGCCGCGCCTTGAGCGGGCCCGTGGCGATCTATCTTCGCCTGCCAGCGGAGACCGGGCAGTCCGAGTCCGGGCGCGCCCTGGTGCGGGCCCTGCAACACGTCGTCCTGCATGACCTGCTGCGTGCCGGCTCCCGGCTGGGCGGGGCTCCTCCACAGCATGTCAGCGTCTATCTGCCGCTGGCGGGCGACGCCGATGGACAGCTTCCGGAGCTGCCCGCCCTCCTGGCCCCCCTCCGTCTGACCCGCGTGGCCTGTCATCTGCCGACCCTGCCGCCGTCCGCTGTTCCTTTCGGCCTGGACGCAGCGCTGTTCGGTCACACCCTGACCCTTGGACGCGAGGTGCCGTCGCCGGGCGAGTTGCGGCTGGCCGATGGCCGCGTGAGCGCTGTCTGGCTCCCCGCGCTCTCGGAACGCCGGGCAGGGCGGGCGCGCAATCCGCTGTTCGAGGGCGCCCGGCAGACCCTGACCCCGGCCTCGCCGCAGGGACTGGAACTCACCCGCGACCTGGTGCTGCAGCGGCTGCTGAGCTGGCGCGCCGCCCAGGTGGTTCGGCCCGCCCTCCATCCCGGAGCACCCCCGGCCGCTGAAGCGGCGATTCCTCCAGTCGCGCCCGATCCGGGTGAGCTGCTTGGCTGGGTCGATGAGATGCTGGCCACCCGGACGCCCTGGCAGAGCCAGGATCAGCAGCTGCGCCCCTCAGGCGAGGTGCCTGCTCCATCCACGCCCCAGCTCGCCCGGTGGAGCCAGGCCGGATGGCTGGACGTGCCGGCCGCCGGAGGGTCGCCCCTGCTGACACCGGCCGGGCTGAGCCTGCTGGGTGAGAGCCGACGGGCAGCGATCGAGGCGCGTCTGCTTCCCGAGGAAGCGCCCGTGCCCGTTGCCCCTACCCCCCCAGACGACCCCGGTTTCGATAATCCGGTGGAGGCCCGGCAGCTCCGATTGCTGGCGCTGCTTGCCGAGCACCGGGATCTGACGCCGGCTCAGATCGTATCGATGACCTCACTTCCCGAGACGACCGTCAGGCGGGATCTGGGGGTTCTGGAGGAGAGCGGTCAGGTCGAAAGCGCTCGCGTGGCCGGAAAGCGGCGCTACCGCCTCCGCCCGAACGAGGCTTCAGGAGCAGCGGACTCCTCCTGA
- a CDS encoding carbohydrate-binding protein → MHAEPKRVVGFKPSPGGTAACAARLDPFDPCAPGGRDHQGPGSGAVTKYHPHVVDQNSLAPSGPTCVRGDTMLHKTFRIAGTVLALLWCSPASQAATPPIQFSLSQLEKKPGTILISPGYITLIEFPAPVTNIVSGNILLFKREVIGNRVALSAAKTVGQTDLLVTTGGRIALFVVQIDGQGTAPRRYSVTQSPATPPLARPPAAAPAPAPVRPVAAPPAPRQTPTPAIRPAGFLGRFEAEQAVIYRADLIRSDRASGGRYVEHINEADSQVTFPTVRAPRTGSYTLRIRYANGSQRNATQPLWINGVNVMTVQYPPTGSWDQFATINVPVSLKMGTNTLKFGRDQEVANLDVLELWGLSSGVAATPPPPIPSGAAPAAVQSSTPVSGSTPAPAPSGQRTEVSLVNPGFEEDFSGWTTWWDANLTPGGSQSITTQQPHSGKKFLTLSNTRAFKQNCSLSVSGLANGTYTFEMWVRTSGGQNNLTMFALDYGGPEMNLGIPLVANNTWVKYSMPNIKVTKGQVVLGIWSNSPAGTNWAHIDDVRLYRDGAGQP, encoded by the coding sequence GTGCACGCGGAGCCGAAGAGGGTCGTTGGGTTCAAGCCCAGCCCGGGCGGAACGGCAGCCTGTGCGGCCAGGCTGGATCCATTCGATCCATGTGCGCCCGGCGGCCGTGATCACCAGGGCCCAGGCTCCGGTGCTGTGACCAAATACCATCCCCACGTGGTGGATCAAAATAGTCTGGCCCCCAGTGGCCCTACATGCGTTCGAGGAGACACAATGCTGCACAAAACGTTCAGGATCGCTGGGACTGTGTTGGCCCTGCTGTGGTGTTCGCCCGCTTCCCAGGCGGCGACTCCACCCATCCAGTTCTCCCTCAGCCAGCTGGAGAAAAAGCCGGGCACCATTCTGATCTCACCGGGCTACATCACCCTGATCGAATTTCCGGCGCCGGTCACCAACATCGTCAGCGGCAACATCCTGCTCTTCAAGCGGGAGGTCATCGGTAACCGGGTGGCACTGTCGGCAGCCAAGACCGTGGGGCAGACCGATCTGCTGGTCACCACGGGAGGCAGGATTGCCCTTTTCGTGGTGCAGATCGATGGGCAGGGTACCGCCCCCAGGCGCTATTCCGTGACGCAGTCTCCGGCCACCCCTCCGCTGGCCCGCCCACCGGCCGCCGCGCCTGCCCCCGCACCTGTCCGACCGGTGGCCGCGCCTCCCGCGCCGAGGCAGACGCCGACCCCGGCCATCCGGCCCGCCGGATTCCTAGGGCGGTTCGAGGCCGAGCAGGCTGTTATCTACCGGGCCGACCTTATCCGCTCGGACAGGGCGTCTGGTGGGCGATACGTCGAACATATCAATGAGGCGGACAGCCAGGTCACCTTTCCCACCGTCCGGGCTCCCCGCACCGGGAGCTACACGCTCCGCATCCGCTATGCCAATGGCAGTCAGCGCAATGCGACCCAGCCGTTGTGGATCAATGGTGTCAATGTGATGACCGTGCAGTACCCCCCGACGGGCAGCTGGGATCAGTTCGCCACGATCAATGTTCCGGTTTCACTCAAAATGGGCACCAACACCCTGAAATTCGGCCGGGATCAGGAGGTGGCCAATCTGGACGTCCTTGAACTCTGGGGGCTGTCCTCCGGTGTGGCCGCCACCCCACCGCCGCCCATCCCGTCGGGCGCTGCTCCGGCCGCAGTCCAGTCCAGCACCCCGGTTTCAGGCTCCACGCCAGCGCCCGCTCCATCTGGGCAGCGGACGGAGGTGAGTCTGGTCAATCCCGGCTTCGAGGAAGATTTCAGCGGCTGGACGACGTGGTGGGACGCCAACCTGACCCCGGGGGGTTCCCAGTCGATCACCACCCAGCAGCCCCACTCCGGCAAGAAGTTCCTGACCCTGTCCAACACCCGCGCCTTCAAGCAGAACTGCTCATTGAGCGTCTCTGGGCTGGCCAACGGCACCTACACCTTCGAGATGTGGGTACGCACCAGCGGGGGGCAGAACAACCTCACCATGTTCGCCCTGGATTATGGGGGGCCGGAGATGAACCTCGGTATTCCGCTTGTCGCGAACAACACCTGGGTCAAGTACTCCATGCCGAACATCAAGGTCACCAAAGGTCAGGTCGTGCTCGGCATCTGGTCGAATTCCCCGGCCGGAACCAACTGGGCCCATATCGACGATGTCAGGCTCTACAGAGACGGAGCCGGCCAACCGTAG
- a CDS encoding FAD-binding oxidoreductase gives MPILDLSPGDQTVTVSGDTELLEVYEALPTGLYPPFPPVELPGGVGGLIARGGFAQTFFFGAEVLGVTFRSPSGRVVRAGGRTVKNVQGYDLTRPFVGSFGALGEALEVTLRLRPGLSVRHLAAPGRQGDLHSDPHRVQARFAWEQEGELHLLHFGHGREVAAALSALDGARELQGTADLRPLFPNGVGVGAGGPLRDGRFGWVDGGGVPDMPPLFARLAASL, from the coding sequence ATGCCTATCCTTGACCTCTCCCCCGGCGACCAGACCGTCACGGTGAGCGGCGATACGGAGCTGCTGGAGGTCTACGAGGCGCTTCCCACCGGCCTCTATCCCCCGTTCCCACCCGTCGAGCTGCCTGGAGGAGTCGGCGGCCTGATCGCGCGGGGCGGCTTCGCGCAGACCTTCTTCTTCGGCGCCGAGGTGCTGGGCGTGACCTTCCGCTCTCCCTCGGGCCGGGTGGTGCGGGCGGGCGGGCGCACGGTCAAGAACGTGCAGGGCTACGACCTGACCCGCCCCTTCGTGGGCTCCTTCGGCGCGCTGGGCGAGGCGCTGGAGGTCACCCTGCGGCTGCGCCCCGGCCTGAGCGTGCGCCACCTCGCCGCCCCCGGCCGCCAGGGCGACCTGCACAGCGACCCACACCGGGTTCAGGCGCGCTTCGCCTGGGAGCAGGAGGGCGAGCTGCACCTGCTGCACTTCGGGCACGGGCGGGAGGTCGCGGCGGCCCTGAGCGCGCTGGACGGTGCGCGGGAGCTTCAGGGCACCGCCGACCTGCGCCCGCTCTTCCCGAACGGCGTCGGCGTGGGCGCGGGCGGCCCGCTGCGCGATGGCCGCTTCGGCTGGGTGGATGGTGGGGGCGTGCCCGATATGCCCCCCCTGTTCGCCCGCCTGGCCGCCAGCCTGTAG
- a CDS encoding FAD-binding oxidoreductase — protein MTPEKLALTTTSPVAKPVSAGGADTALARELTRQLGPKKVLSNLSERLNYRYDAIQFGVTPLCVVLPESTADVVAAVKAARSAGVPIVGRGAASGLSGGATPLEPSLVVSFTRMTRLEIDPARREARAQPGVITLAVSEAARPHGLVYPPDPASLRTSTIGGNLGENAGGPMCFKYGVTGDYVTGLEFVDAGGEVHRLTREAYDLAGLLIGSEGTLGLITDVTLRLTTPARFTRTLMASFPEVGQAAEAVSSAIAAGAVPSKLEFMDQACVGAIEDYLHLGLPRHAGALLLVDTDGHDLETVEEERALVEAACLNAGGTVRRAATDAEAAALWQARRSVSPALGRIRPQRMNEDIVVPRSALPEVVREIRALGDASGLTLVQFGHIGDGNLHPNILFDPRKEDAHAVHELAHRIALVAIRHGGVLSGEHGIGTMKRDFMTDAVDPVTLDVLRSVKAALDPAGALNPGKVLPDAVKS, from the coding sequence ATGACCCCCGAGAAACTCGCCCTGACCACCACCTCGCCCGTGGCCAAGCCCGTCTCGGCGGGCGGCGCGGACACGGCGCTGGCGCGCGAGCTAACGCGGCAGCTGGGGCCGAAGAAGGTGCTGTCGAACCTCTCCGAGCGGCTGAACTACCGCTACGACGCCATCCAGTTCGGGGTCACGCCGCTGTGCGTGGTGCTGCCCGAGAGCACGGCGGACGTGGTGGCGGCCGTGAAGGCGGCGCGGTCGGCGGGCGTGCCCATCGTCGGGCGCGGCGCGGCCTCGGGCCTCTCGGGCGGGGCCACGCCGCTGGAGCCCAGCCTGGTGGTCTCGTTCACCCGCATGACCCGGCTGGAGATCGACCCGGCGCGGCGCGAGGCGAGGGCCCAGCCCGGCGTGATCACGCTGGCGGTCTCGGAGGCGGCGCGGCCGCACGGGCTGGTGTATCCGCCCGATCCGGCGTCCCTGCGTACCTCCACCATCGGCGGGAACCTGGGCGAGAACGCGGGCGGGCCGATGTGCTTCAAGTACGGCGTGACCGGCGACTACGTGACCGGGCTGGAGTTCGTGGACGCCGGGGGTGAGGTGCACCGGCTCACGCGTGAGGCCTACGACCTGGCCGGGCTGCTGATCGGCTCGGAGGGTACCCTGGGCCTGATCACCGACGTGACGCTGCGCCTGACCACGCCCGCCAGGTTCACCCGCACCCTGATGGCCTCGTTCCCCGAAGTCGGGCAGGCCGCCGAGGCCGTGAGCAGCGCCATCGCCGCCGGCGCGGTGCCCAGCAAGCTGGAGTTCATGGATCAGGCGTGCGTGGGCGCCATCGAGGACTACCTGCACCTGGGCCTGCCGCGCCATGCCGGCGCCCTGCTGCTGGTCGACACCGACGGCCACGACCTGGAGACCGTGGAGGAGGAGCGTGCGCTGGTCGAGGCCGCCTGCCTGAACGCCGGGGGCACGGTGCGCCGCGCCGCCACCGACGCCGAGGCCGCCGCGCTGTGGCAGGCCCGCCGCTCGGTCTCGCCCGCGCTGGGCCGCATCCGCCCGCAGCGCATGAACGAGGACATCGTGGTGCCCCGCAGCGCGCTGCCCGAGGTGGTGCGCGAAATCCGCGCCCTGGGCGACGCCTCGGGTCTGACGCTGGTGCAGTTCGGGCACATCGGCGACGGCAACCTGCACCCCAACATCCTCTTCGACCCGCGCAAGGAAGACGCCCACGCGGTGCACGAGCTGGCCCACAGGATCGCCCTGGTGGCCATCCGGCACGGCGGGGTGCTCAGCGGCGAGCACGGCATCGGCACCATGAAGCGCGACTTCATGACCGACGCGGTCGATCCCGTGACCCTGGACGTGCTGCGGAGCGTGAAGGCGGCCCTCGACCCGGCGGGGGCGCTCAATCCGGGCAAGGTGCTGCCGGACGCGGTGAAGTCGTGA
- the glcF gene encoding glycolate oxidase subunit GlcF produces the protein MNNDIAQLHPSAQGELMAHAVDACVHCGFCLPACPTYALLGDEMDSPRGRIVLMKEVLEGNLPLYDATPHLDRCLGCVGCVTACPSGVPYGELITAFRGWSEPQRQRPVLQKLTRAAVLTMLPRPGLFRAGASVGRFAKPLAGLLPQALRAPLDLLPGSLQPAQPLPEFTPAQGARRGRVALLAGCAQQVLTPNFNAATVRVLSRNGVEVTVPRDQGCCGAAAMHTGARPLALEQARRNLDAFGAGAQGVDAIVSNAAGCGAGLKEYPMLLAGEGEADEARARELAAQVQDISEFLHGRLLEGTLEPTLPTSRPITVAYHDACHLAHAQGVRAAPRALLRAIPGVTVLEIPEGDLCCGSAGTYNLEQPELAGQLGDRKARNVMATGADFVVSGNVGCHTQLQSHLGRLGSPVRVLHTVELLDLAYRGEL, from the coding sequence TTGAACAACGACATCGCACAGCTTCATCCCAGCGCGCAGGGCGAACTGATGGCGCACGCGGTCGACGCCTGCGTGCACTGCGGCTTCTGCCTGCCCGCCTGCCCCACCTACGCGCTGCTGGGCGACGAGATGGACTCTCCGCGCGGCCGCATCGTGCTCATGAAGGAGGTGCTGGAGGGCAACCTGCCCCTGTACGACGCCACGCCGCACCTCGACCGCTGCCTGGGCTGCGTGGGCTGCGTGACCGCCTGTCCCAGCGGCGTGCCCTACGGCGAACTGATCACCGCCTTCCGGGGCTGGAGCGAGCCCCAGCGCCAGCGGCCGGTGCTGCAGAAGCTGACCCGCGCAGCGGTGCTGACGATGCTGCCCCGGCCGGGACTCTTCCGCGCCGGCGCGAGCGTGGGCCGTTTTGCCAAGCCGCTCGCTGGGCTGCTGCCCCAGGCGCTGCGCGCTCCCCTCGACCTGCTACCCGGGTCACTGCAGCCGGCTCAACCCCTTCCCGAGTTCACGCCCGCCCAGGGCGCGCGCCGGGGCCGGGTGGCGCTGCTCGCCGGCTGCGCCCAGCAGGTGCTGACCCCCAACTTCAACGCGGCCACCGTGCGGGTGCTGAGCCGCAACGGCGTCGAGGTCACGGTGCCCCGGGATCAGGGCTGCTGCGGCGCGGCGGCCATGCACACGGGCGCGCGGCCCCTGGCGCTCGAGCAGGCCCGGCGCAACCTGGACGCCTTCGGGGCCGGCGCGCAGGGGGTGGACGCCATCGTGTCCAACGCCGCCGGCTGTGGGGCCGGCCTCAAGGAGTACCCCATGCTGCTCGCCGGCGAGGGCGAGGCCGACGAGGCCCGCGCGCGGGAACTGGCCGCTCAGGTGCAGGACATCAGCGAATTCCTGCACGGGCGGCTGCTGGAGGGCACGCTGGAGCCCACCCTGCCGACCTCGCGGCCGATCACGGTCGCGTACCACGACGCCTGCCACCTGGCCCACGCGCAGGGCGTGCGCGCCGCGCCGCGCGCCCTCCTGCGCGCCATCCCCGGCGTCACGGTGCTGGAAATCCCGGAGGGCGACCTGTGCTGCGGCTCGGCCGGCACCTACAACCTGGAGCAGCCGGAACTCGCCGGGCAGCTCGGCGACCGCAAGGCCCGCAACGTCATGGCCACCGGAGCGGACTTCGTGGTCAGCGGCAACGTGGGCTGCCACACCCAGTTGCAGAGTCACCTGGGCCGCCTGGGCAGCCCGGTGCGCGTGCTCCATACGGTGGAACTGCTGGATCTGGCATACCGGGGGGAACTGTGA
- a CDS encoding DeoR/GlpR family DNA-binding transcription regulator — translation MPSSPRMADERHRYVLNVLQERGSCKVSELARDLGVSEMTIHRDLAHLAGLNLLRKVHGGAVLRNYIEQSFQDRAVQNHEAKVAVAMRARPLVRPGSSLYLAPGSTAHEFALALNQDDLQVYTNSLPTATALARSSPQGMGVTLLGGQLVGFVEALVGPTTEAALAGLKLRYAFIAVTGVSLEGGLTIYTEEEARVIRAVIRAARTTILLTDASKFGQVVGPQIGHLEDMHVVVSDAMPQPYLQYCQRHDVEVLLTTPDAAGQGQAAAPVVAVQPDRRN, via the coding sequence ATGCCCAGTTCGCCACGAATGGCCGATGAGCGACACCGGTACGTCCTGAACGTCCTGCAGGAGCGGGGCAGCTGCAAGGTGTCCGAACTGGCCCGCGACCTGGGGGTCTCCGAGATGACCATCCACCGCGATCTGGCGCATCTGGCGGGGCTCAACCTGCTGCGCAAGGTACACGGCGGCGCGGTGCTGCGGAACTACATCGAACAGAGCTTTCAAGACCGGGCCGTGCAGAATCACGAGGCCAAGGTGGCGGTGGCCATGCGGGCCCGGCCCCTGGTACGGCCCGGGTCGAGCCTCTATCTGGCGCCGGGCAGCACCGCCCACGAATTCGCGTTGGCCCTGAATCAGGACGACCTTCAGGTCTACACCAACTCCCTGCCGACCGCCACGGCGCTGGCCCGCAGCAGCCCCCAGGGCATGGGCGTGACGCTGCTGGGCGGTCAGCTGGTGGGCTTTGTCGAGGCGCTGGTCGGCCCGACCACCGAGGCGGCGCTGGCGGGCCTCAAGCTCAGATACGCGTTCATCGCGGTGACCGGGGTCAGCCTGGAAGGCGGCCTGACCATCTACACCGAAGAGGAAGCGCGCGTGATCCGGGCGGTGATCCGCGCCGCACGCACGACCATCCTGCTGACCGACGCCAGCAAGTTCGGCCAGGTGGTCGGCCCGCAGATCGGTCACCTGGAGGACATGCACGTGGTGGTCAGCGACGCGATGCCCCAGCCCTACTTGCAATACTGCCAGCGCCACGACGTCGAGGTGCTCCTGACCACGCCCGATGCGGCCGGACAGGGACAGGCCGCCGCGCCCGTGGTCGCCGTCCAGCCCGACCGGAGGAACTGA
- a CDS encoding zinc-dependent alcohol dehydrogenase — protein MTQPHPAPGSPLTGLPSMRTVRLHGVHDLRLHDEPRPLTVPGEVMLRVQAVSVCGSDMHYYHEGGIGPAVIRRPMTPGHEFAATVVDGSGGPFGLSDGTLVAVDPAQACGQCEQCLAGYPNLCPNVRFLGSPGVDGGLAEYISVPPGSLFPVPEDFSPALAALLEPLGVALHALDITRLRPLSGVTVLGAGPIGLMLLQVARVCGAAHVRVVEPRAARREVALAMGADSVHEHHSEILELTRGRGEDYVLEATTSPEAPEQAAQVARIGGRVTLVGIPDGDQFLMTAANARRKGLIIRMSRRMGHVYPRAIELVRSGRVGIGAIATHHYAMEDAGRAFQDAHEVPDGFLKAVIYPGGLPESR, from the coding sequence ATGACCCAGCCGCACCCGGCGCCCGGTTCACCCCTCACGGGGCTGCCCAGCATGAGAACCGTGCGCCTGCACGGTGTCCACGACCTTCGCCTGCACGACGAACCCCGCCCGCTCACCGTGCCCGGTGAGGTCATGCTCAGGGTGCAGGCCGTGAGCGTCTGCGGCTCGGACATGCACTACTACCACGAGGGCGGCATCGGCCCGGCCGTGATCCGGCGGCCCATGACGCCCGGCCACGAGTTCGCGGCGACTGTGGTGGACGGCAGCGGCGGGCCGTTTGGCCTGAGCGACGGCACTCTGGTCGCGGTCGATCCGGCGCAGGCCTGCGGCCAGTGCGAGCAGTGCCTCGCGGGCTATCCCAACCTCTGCCCGAACGTACGCTTCCTGGGCTCGCCCGGCGTGGACGGCGGTCTGGCCGAGTACATCTCCGTGCCGCCGGGCAGCCTGTTCCCGGTGCCGGAGGATTTCTCGCCCGCGCTGGCCGCCCTGCTGGAGCCGCTGGGTGTGGCGCTGCACGCGCTGGACATCACCCGGCTGAGACCCTTGAGCGGCGTGACGGTGCTGGGGGCGGGGCCCATCGGGCTGATGCTGCTGCAGGTGGCGCGGGTCTGCGGCGCGGCCCACGTGCGGGTGGTCGAGCCCCGCGCGGCGCGGCGGGAGGTGGCCCTGGCGATGGGCGCCGACAGCGTGCACGAGCACCACTCCGAGATCCTGGAGCTCACCCGTGGCCGGGGCGAGGACTACGTGCTGGAAGCCACCACCTCGCCCGAAGCGCCGGAGCAGGCCGCGCAGGTCGCGCGCATCGGCGGCCGGGTCACCCTGGTCGGCATCCCGGACGGCGACCAGTTCCTCATGACGGCCGCCAACGCCCGGCGCAAGGGCCTGATCATCCGGATGTCTCGCCGCATGGGCCACGTCTACCCACGCGCCATCGAACTGGTGCGCTCGGGCCGGGTGGGCATCGGGGCCATCGCCACTCACCACTACGCCATGGAGGACGCCGGCCGCGCCTTTCAGGACGCCCATGAGGTGCCGGACGGGTTTCTGAAGGCCGTCATCTATCCGGGTGGGCTCCCGGAGTCCCGCTGA
- a CDS encoding ABC transporter substrate-binding protein: MTRTTVALSAAVTALLGAQAQAQTWSLATAAAPYKGTTVSAIFLDRPGYKAAAQLIPQFEKETGIKIKFEVVPYESTNQRYVLDFTSGGGADLVLSDVVWIGQFADAGWMVPLDKFTKDPKLADPALNLKGFFPVLLNSFGTWNGKVYGLPFDNYSGLMYYNKCTLKAAGFSGPPKTWDELLKVYGPKLTGNGKYAFALQSRRGETQSADSFMRTLWLAGGSLIDAKTFQPNLSSAASQKGLKFRQDLMKYMPPGVVDQDHNEVVNAFNQGTVPMITEWSAFYPTITDPKQSKIGPGCLGVTTEPLGSAGLKPALGGFSLGVNSNSDAKKQAAAYLFIQWITSEKNAKAYVQAGGVSGRQAVYKDPAIRSKYLYVDPMVKSWSAGTAVPNFRPRFAEWPQISQIVAENGTKIMLGQLSTAVGAKVIDDQVKAILEKAGYYSGKKAKLQ, encoded by the coding sequence ATGACCCGCACCACCGTTGCCCTGTCCGCCGCCGTGACCGCCCTGCTGGGAGCCCAGGCCCAGGCGCAGACCTGGAGCCTGGCGACCGCCGCCGCGCCCTACAAGGGCACCACCGTCAGCGCCATCTTCCTGGATCGCCCCGGCTACAAGGCCGCCGCGCAGCTCATCCCGCAGTTCGAGAAGGAGACCGGCATCAAGATCAAGTTCGAGGTCGTGCCCTACGAGAGCACCAACCAGCGCTACGTGCTGGACTTCACCTCGGGCGGCGGGGCCGATCTGGTGCTCAGCGACGTGGTGTGGATCGGGCAATTCGCCGACGCCGGCTGGATGGTGCCCCTGGACAAGTTCACTAAAGACCCCAAGCTGGCCGACCCGGCGCTGAACCTGAAAGGCTTTTTCCCGGTGCTGCTCAATTCCTTCGGCACCTGGAACGGCAAGGTCTACGGCCTGCCCTTCGACAACTACTCGGGGCTGATGTACTACAACAAGTGCACCCTGAAGGCCGCCGGCTTCAGCGGCCCGCCCAAGACCTGGGACGAACTGCTCAAGGTCTACGGCCCCAAGCTGACCGGGAACGGCAAGTACGCCTTCGCGCTGCAGTCGCGCCGGGGCGAGACCCAGAGTGCGGACTCCTTCATGCGCACCCTCTGGCTCGCGGGCGGCAGCCTGATCGATGCCAAGACCTTCCAGCCCAACCTGAGTAGCGCCGCGTCGCAAAAAGGCCTGAAGTTCCGCCAGGATCTGATGAAGTACATGCCCCCCGGCGTGGTGGATCAGGATCACAACGAGGTCGTCAACGCCTTTAACCAGGGCACGGTACCCATGATCACCGAATGGTCGGCCTTCTACCCGACCATCACCGATCCCAAACAGTCCAAGATTGGCCCCGGCTGCCTGGGCGTGACCACCGAGCCACTGGGTTCGGCCGGCCTCAAGCCCGCGCTGGGCGGCTTCTCGCTGGGCGTCAACTCGAACTCGGACGCCAAGAAGCAGGCGGCCGCCTACCTGTTCATCCAGTGGATCACCTCCGAGAAGAACGCCAAGGCCTACGTGCAGGCGGGCGGCGTCAGCGGTCGTCAGGCGGTGTACAAAGACCCGGCGATCCGTTCCAAGTACCTCTACGTCGACCCGATGGTCAAGTCCTGGAGCGCCGGCACCGCCGTGCCCAACTTCCGCCCGCGCTTCGCCGAGTGGCCCCAGATCTCGCAGATCGTGGCCGAGAACGGCACCAAGATCATGCTGGGCCAGCTCAGCACCGCGGTCGGCGCCAAGGTCATCGACGATCAGGTCAAGGCCATTCTGGAAAAGGCCGGCTACTACAGCGGGAAGAAGGCCAAGCTGCAGTAG